The Cryomorphaceae bacterium 1068 genome includes a region encoding these proteins:
- a CDS encoding serine hydrolase produces the protein MRIALRTLFFFFFIAFALSAKAQPIFDKSETPWADSLLATLSVEEKIGQLFMVAAYSNRDAKHEKELLELVERYKIGGLIFFQGGPVRETKMYNRLQSAAEIPLLIGMDAEWGLGMRLDSTISFPRQMTLGAIRNDSLIYAMGKEIARQSRRIGIHVNFAPVVDVNNNPNNPVINNRSFGEDKENVERKGLAYMHGMQDNGVLANAKHFPGHGDTDTDSHYNLPVIKHDMNRLRSVELYPYSKMFKEGLGSIMVAHLSIPSLDSTPNRASTLSPNVVTGLLQEEMGFDGLIFTDALNMKGVSKFYDPGEVDLLAAKAGNDVLLFAEDVPKALDKIRDAIADGSYSEADLNRSVAKILKAKEWAGIHRGEVVSESNIFEDLNTPEADFLKQKLSDAAMTLVQNKNGILPLGDLDSRTISVVTIGGDGQIFKNRLAKYTDFKSVETVTSPEPVEALRVRDFALKSNTVIINVEGTSNSPSKNFGLSGDAINLIETIAAEREVILVFMGNPYALAKLNHPERLKAILVGYQDDAHLNRAAAEAIMGAIPVTGKLPVSVGEYFKVKEGIELAEATRLHYTSPMEFGLSPEAFAKIDSIAMDGIQKRAYPGAQILIAKKGKVIFNQNYGFHTYDDQTPVRSTDLYDLASITKIVASTISLMKLDDLGKFDLDAPLSNYFPEIRADSPYYTMQPRRMLAHVAGLKAWIPFYVETMNEGEPKWDVYSKSESALYSREVARQMYINNVVSDSLMFRILASPLRPNRDYKYSDLGYYFMREIVKRQSGLRLDSFAASNFYEPMGLQTMGYQPLERFPKERIVPTEYDTYFRGQLVHGYVHDPGAAMQGGVGGHAGVFSNAEDLAAIMQMLINKGEYGGERFLSEAVVSEYTRCQFCDSELDEERRGAGFDKPVIPDGPGPTCKCVSFDSFGHSGFTGTIAWADPVEDIVYVFLSNRVYPSAENKKLARMDIRTNIQEEIYRVLSEEKIGEGEAP, from the coding sequence ATGAGAATTGCCTTGAGGACACTTTTTTTCTTCTTTTTTATTGCATTTGCCTTGTCGGCGAAAGCCCAACCGATATTCGATAAGTCTGAAACACCTTGGGCTGACAGCCTGTTGGCTACACTTTCCGTGGAAGAAAAAATCGGGCAACTCTTCATGGTAGCTGCTTATAGCAATCGCGATGCCAAGCACGAAAAGGAGCTTCTCGAGTTGGTGGAAAGATACAAAATCGGCGGCTTGATCTTTTTTCAAGGTGGCCCCGTGCGTGAAACCAAAATGTACAATCGACTTCAATCTGCTGCTGAAATCCCCTTGCTTATTGGGATGGACGCCGAGTGGGGACTGGGCATGCGGCTCGATAGCACCATCAGCTTTCCCCGACAAATGACCTTGGGCGCTATCAGAAATGATTCGCTGATTTATGCCATGGGAAAGGAAATAGCCCGCCAAAGCAGACGAATTGGCATACACGTCAACTTTGCACCCGTCGTGGATGTAAATAATAATCCGAACAATCCCGTAATCAACAACCGCTCTTTTGGTGAGGACAAAGAAAATGTCGAAAGAAAGGGACTGGCCTACATGCATGGAATGCAAGACAATGGCGTATTGGCCAATGCAAAGCACTTTCCCGGGCACGGAGACACCGATACCGATTCGCACTACAATCTACCCGTGATCAAACACGATATGAATCGATTGAGAAGTGTCGAGCTCTATCCTTATTCTAAAATGTTCAAGGAAGGTCTTGGCTCCATAATGGTAGCGCACTTATCGATCCCGTCATTGGATTCTACTCCCAATCGGGCTAGCACGCTTTCGCCGAATGTGGTAACGGGGCTGCTCCAAGAAGAAATGGGTTTTGACGGATTAATCTTTACTGATGCTCTCAATATGAAAGGAGTCTCCAAATTTTACGATCCCGGTGAGGTGGACTTGCTTGCCGCGAAAGCAGGAAATGACGTATTGCTTTTTGCGGAAGATGTACCCAAAGCCCTCGACAAGATTAGAGACGCAATCGCCGATGGGTCTTATTCTGAGGCTGATTTGAATCGCAGTGTTGCCAAGATTTTGAAGGCTAAGGAATGGGCTGGAATTCACCGTGGGGAAGTGGTATCGGAGTCCAATATCTTTGAAGATCTGAATACTCCCGAAGCTGATTTTCTCAAACAGAAGCTGAGCGATGCCGCCATGACCTTGGTGCAGAATAAGAATGGCATTTTGCCCCTCGGCGACTTGGACAGCCGAACCATCTCGGTGGTGACCATTGGCGGAGACGGCCAAATTTTCAAGAACCGATTGGCCAAATACACCGATTTCAAATCGGTGGAAACAGTGACTTCTCCCGAGCCTGTCGAAGCTCTGCGCGTTCGCGATTTTGCGCTGAAGAGCAATACCGTCATCATCAACGTCGAGGGAACGTCTAATTCACCATCGAAGAACTTCGGGCTATCAGGTGATGCCATTAATTTAATCGAAACCATCGCCGCTGAGCGAGAGGTCATTTTGGTATTTATGGGCAATCCATACGCTTTGGCCAAGCTGAATCATCCCGAGCGTCTTAAGGCTATACTCGTGGGTTATCAAGATGATGCGCATCTCAATCGAGCGGCGGCCGAAGCCATTATGGGAGCCATTCCCGTAACGGGAAAACTGCCTGTTTCGGTAGGAGAGTACTTTAAGGTGAAGGAGGGAATAGAGTTGGCCGAGGCCACTCGACTTCACTACACCTCACCGATGGAGTTCGGTTTATCGCCCGAGGCTTTCGCCAAAATAGATTCCATTGCCATGGATGGCATCCAAAAACGCGCCTATCCTGGAGCGCAAATTCTCATTGCTAAAAAGGGAAAAGTCATCTTCAATCAGAATTATGGGTTCCATACTTACGATGATCAAACTCCCGTGAGAAGCACTGACTTGTACGATCTGGCATCGATTACCAAGATTGTGGCTTCTACCATCAGTCTGATGAAACTCGATGACTTGGGCAAGTTTGATCTCGATGCCCCATTGAGTAATTATTTCCCTGAGATTCGGGCCGATAGTCCCTACTATACCATGCAGCCGCGGCGGATGCTGGCGCACGTGGCGGGCTTGAAAGCTTGGATTCCGTTTTATGTGGAAACCATGAACGAGGGGGAGCCCAAGTGGGATGTGTATTCCAAGAGCGAATCGGCCTTGTACTCGCGTGAAGTAGCGCGGCAGATGTACATCAATAATGTGGTGAGTGACTCGCTCATGTTCCGCATTCTGGCATCTCCCTTGAGGCCCAATAGAGATTACAAGTACAGCGATTTAGGTTACTACTTTATGCGCGAAATCGTAAAGCGACAAAGCGGTTTACGATTGGATAGTTTTGCTGCATCCAATTTCTATGAGCCAATGGGATTGCAAACAATGGGCTATCAGCCCTTGGAGCGTTTTCCAAAAGAGCGAATCGTTCCGACTGAGTACGACACCTATTTCCGAGGTCAGCTGGTTCACGGTTATGTGCACGATCCCGGTGCGGCGATGCAAGGAGGCGTTGGCGGTCACGCAGGGGTGTTTAGCAATGCTGAAGACCTAGCGGCTATTATGCAAATGCTCATCAACAAAGGCGAGTACGGCGGAGAGCGCTTTTTAAGTGAAGCGGTGGTGAGCGAGTATACCCGCTGTCAGTTTTGCGATTCGGAACTCGATGAGGAAAGGAGGGGAGCGGGGTTTGACAAACCTGTGATTCCAGATGGTCCCGGCCCAACGTGCAAATGTGTGAGTTTCGACTCTTTCGGTCACTCTGGATTTACAGGTACCATTGCTTGGGCTGATCCTGTAGAAGACATTGTTTATGTCTTCCTCTCAAATCGTGTTTACCCCAGCGCTGAGAACAAGAAATTGGCTCGGATGGATATCCGCACGAATATTCAAGAAGAGATTTATCGGGTGCTGAGCGAAGAGAAGATTGGAGAGGGTGAAGCACCCTAA
- a CDS encoding T9SS type A sorting domain-containing protein: MYRNTPFTRPFLILIFALSTITAIGQGIEELEIIPGAPITTDDVVSVIATAWHPSQGCPIVETEFFYSQDTITIVVEHELGLATAICNSIDTTSMGTYAPGTYKVEYVMISGVFGEVGIADTAYTEFSVQGVNSTNGHETLSALKIYPNPSNGDLFVETDWRGESAVYDLLGKELKKFRIDRSPFHFSTARLAPGVYIMRPFDGRAFEGGKFVVR; the protein is encoded by the coding sequence ATGTATAGAAATACCCCATTCACCCGACCCTTTCTGATCCTCATATTTGCCTTGAGCACCATTACAGCTATTGGGCAAGGTATTGAAGAACTTGAAATCATACCCGGAGCCCCCATCACCACAGATGATGTAGTTTCTGTAATAGCCACGGCCTGGCATCCCAGCCAAGGCTGCCCGATAGTAGAAACGGAATTTTTCTACAGTCAAGACACCATTACCATCGTGGTGGAACACGAGCTAGGCTTGGCCACGGCTATATGCAATTCCATAGATACCACCTCAATGGGAACTTATGCACCCGGAACCTACAAAGTCGAGTATGTGATGATCTCGGGCGTTTTCGGAGAGGTTGGCATCGCCGACACGGCTTACACCGAATTTTCCGTCCAAGGAGTAAATTCAACAAATGGTCACGAAACTCTTTCAGCGCTCAAGATTTATCCCAATCCAAGTAATGGAGACCTTTTTGTCGAGACCGATTGGCGCGGCGAATCTGCCGTTTATGACTTACTGGGAAAAGAACTTAAGAAGTTCAGAATCGACCGAAGCCCGTTTCATTTTTCGACGGCTAGATTGGCTCCCGGCGTTTATATCATGAGGCCCTTTGATGGGAGGGCTTTTGAAGGTGGGAAGTTTGTTGTGAGGTGA
- a CDS encoding RNA polymerase sigma factor, protein MPSEATLNILNETQLIKACLKGKKNAQRAIYDTHKGVMFALCLRYASSREEAEDILQDGFLKVYRDLHQYKPDAPLGAWIRRVMVNTALENIRKKSRRPQSRGQEVMAWDSVTHTNPSTEMNAKDLTAVIQSLPEDFRLVFNLVALEGYSHREVAEKLEISESNSKVRLTRARAMLQEKIALIFEIDG, encoded by the coding sequence GTGCCATCAGAAGCAACTCTTAATATCCTGAATGAAACACAGCTTATAAAGGCTTGCCTCAAAGGCAAAAAGAACGCCCAGCGGGCGATCTACGATACCCACAAGGGTGTCATGTTCGCCTTGTGCCTGCGTTATGCGTCCTCCCGAGAAGAAGCGGAGGACATCTTACAGGATGGTTTTCTGAAGGTCTACCGCGATTTGCATCAATACAAACCCGATGCACCACTTGGTGCTTGGATTCGCAGAGTTATGGTCAACACCGCTTTGGAAAATATTCGCAAAAAAAGTCGACGTCCGCAAAGTCGCGGGCAAGAAGTGATGGCATGGGATTCGGTAACGCATACCAATCCCTCCACCGAGATGAATGCAAAAGACCTGACGGCGGTGATTCAAAGCCTGCCCGAAGACTTTCGACTGGTTTTCAACTTGGTGGCATTAGAAGGGTACTCACACCGAGAGGTGGCCGAGAAGCTGGAGATCAGCGAGAGCAACAGCAAAGTGAGGCTCACCAGAGCCAGAGCCATGCTGCAAGAAAAAATAGCCTTGATTTTTGAAATTGACGGGTAA
- a CDS encoding MATE family efflux transporter, whose product MIGQLGQIMVSVADSIMVGQLGTLPLAAVALGNSVYIIFMVFGIGVTFGITPLVAQAAGKKRTNLQGTLLRHSMRVNLLVGLLLFGGLLSVLPLLPLLKQDEGVLPLALPYLIIIGSTIVPLMLFQTFKQFAEGLSDTKEAMKVIIVCNLINVALNYVLIYGKFGFPELGLNGAGWATLIARILMVFWMGWYVLKSKKFRANGLRLVGFTFRKKIARKLLQLGVPMGLQYIFEVSAFALAAIFAGMISATALAAHQVAINIASVSYMAVTGLGAAATVRIGNQAGSGDSVNLRRAGTTIFKMAAIAMVVAGIIIFVFRDQLAGFYSNDPYVLALATKMLIVAVVFQLSDGIQAVALGALRGLTDVKVPTWITFGVYWILVLPVAYLLSHHTAMGAMGIWYALAGGLTLSALLLSFRFRTLLNRFAAKLEKSRH is encoded by the coding sequence ATGATCGGCCAGCTCGGTCAAATTATGGTCTCCGTAGCCGATAGCATTATGGTAGGTCAGCTCGGCACCTTGCCTTTGGCAGCCGTGGCACTTGGCAATAGCGTCTACATTATTTTTATGGTCTTCGGCATCGGAGTTACATTTGGGATCACGCCGCTCGTAGCACAGGCAGCGGGGAAAAAAAGAACCAACCTTCAAGGCACTTTGCTCCGCCACTCCATGCGGGTCAATTTACTCGTGGGCCTGCTTCTCTTCGGTGGATTGCTTTCGGTCTTGCCCCTGCTCCCATTGCTTAAGCAAGACGAAGGCGTCTTGCCTCTCGCCTTGCCCTACCTTATCATTATCGGCTCTACCATCGTTCCGCTGATGCTCTTTCAAACCTTTAAGCAATTCGCCGAAGGACTCTCCGACACCAAGGAGGCCATGAAGGTGATCATTGTCTGCAATCTGATTAATGTCGCCCTGAACTACGTTCTAATCTACGGGAAATTCGGTTTTCCTGAACTAGGTCTAAATGGTGCTGGCTGGGCCACATTGATCGCTAGAATTCTGATGGTCTTCTGGATGGGTTGGTATGTATTGAAAAGCAAAAAATTCAGAGCCAACGGGCTAAGGCTTGTCGGATTCACTTTTCGAAAAAAGATTGCTAGAAAGCTATTGCAGCTGGGAGTTCCAATGGGTTTGCAGTACATTTTTGAGGTTAGCGCTTTTGCCCTTGCTGCGATATTCGCAGGAATGATCAGCGCTACGGCACTGGCCGCGCACCAAGTGGCTATCAATATCGCGAGTGTGAGCTATATGGCCGTGACTGGGCTTGGGGCGGCCGCCACCGTGCGTATTGGCAACCAGGCAGGCTCAGGCGACTCAGTCAATTTGAGAAGAGCAGGAACGACTATTTTCAAGATGGCCGCGATTGCCATGGTTGTCGCCGGAATCATCATTTTCGTTTTTCGTGATCAATTGGCGGGCTTCTATTCCAACGACCCGTATGTTTTGGCCTTGGCCACCAAAATGTTGATCGTGGCGGTAGTCTTTCAACTTTCCGACGGTATTCAAGCCGTTGCACTTGGCGCCTTGCGGGGCTTGACCGATGTAAAAGTACCCACCTGGATTACTTTTGGAGTATATTGGATACTGGTATTGCCGGTAGCCTATCTCCTCTCTCATCATACGGCTATGGGCGCCATGGGAATTTGGTATGCCTTAGCTGGAGGATTGACCCTGTCCGCTCTTCTTTTATCGTTCCGTTTCAGGACTTTATTGAATCGCTTTGCAGCGAAATTAGAAAAATCACGTCATTAG
- a CDS encoding T9SS type A sorting domain-containing protein, with protein sequence MKNYLYLSSILVLVSASLFGQIDQGTFHRGMSNYYTDVLLYPDSSFILSESIQENGARRAALTAKSPFGVNHWEIITEEEIEVLVFNELIPIDDSNFGVLGYRQDCCDCSAPIAFYQVRSLEDGSLINEVNEILPEGALNTAFTNEDFDVALTSWGFVAANFNGDAKTVYNFNLQGDLLGSYTLPAGGDRVTGFIGDYVMEQQNNVYRYDQLGNELDSILLEDGVVQLAASANTLATLDNQFLRFYDDDFELMSSISHSGDEFAIFSSPNGFHFYEDGTMYRMNEVGEIEMSTPLQLLPGLQFRGFSGNDDFFILSGEKGLIVPNFIFPVWHLHAAWQMHGVEGPAPLWHVDLGLTDISIDALEIENQIGNTPFEATVTVTVENDGTFPSSEYHLNYVQSDGICFDFYGKQLIETSVPNQDEVSITLVNITGVGPPLQGDSVQLNICIFLTSPLGTVDVVNSNDLICINEIFYLSTDDIDLSQYIKIYPNPAQNILRIDSELAYSEIRLFNSLGQIVETKIFNGQGHLDISHLIPGFYLLKIETEQGQVTKKIVID encoded by the coding sequence ATGAAAAACTATCTCTACCTTTCCAGCATACTCGTACTTGTATCCGCGAGCCTTTTTGGGCAAATTGATCAGGGCACATTTCATCGCGGAATGTCTAATTATTACACTGATGTTCTGCTTTACCCCGATTCGAGTTTTATCCTTTCAGAGTCTATTCAAGAAAATGGAGCGCGCAGAGCCGCTCTCACAGCCAAAAGTCCTTTCGGGGTGAATCATTGGGAAATCATCACCGAGGAAGAAATTGAAGTACTTGTTTTTAATGAACTCATTCCCATTGACGATTCCAACTTTGGCGTGTTAGGTTACCGTCAGGATTGCTGTGATTGTTCGGCACCGATCGCGTTTTATCAGGTCAGGTCCTTAGAAGACGGCTCGTTGATTAATGAAGTAAATGAAATCTTACCCGAAGGAGCGCTCAATACTGCATTCACAAATGAAGATTTTGATGTAGCACTCACCTCTTGGGGATTTGTGGCGGCCAACTTTAATGGTGATGCAAAAACAGTTTACAACTTCAACTTACAAGGAGATTTGCTTGGCAGCTATACTTTACCTGCAGGTGGGGACAGAGTAACAGGGTTTATCGGAGACTATGTCATGGAGCAACAAAACAACGTCTACCGATATGATCAGCTGGGTAATGAATTGGATTCAATACTGCTTGAAGATGGAGTTGTTCAATTGGCAGCTAGCGCTAATACTTTGGCTACTCTGGATAACCAATTCCTGCGTTTTTACGATGATGATTTTGAATTGATGAGTTCAATCTCACATAGCGGAGATGAATTTGCCATATTCAGTAGCCCCAACGGTTTTCATTTTTACGAAGACGGTACAATGTACCGAATGAATGAAGTCGGTGAAATTGAGATGAGCACTCCTTTGCAACTTTTACCTGGACTGCAATTCCGCGGATTTTCTGGAAATGATGATTTCTTTATTCTTTCAGGGGAAAAAGGACTTATCGTCCCCAACTTCATATTTCCTGTTTGGCATCTTCATGCAGCCTGGCAGATGCACGGTGTGGAAGGGCCCGCGCCACTGTGGCATGTCGATCTTGGCTTGACAGATATTTCAATAGATGCATTGGAAATTGAAAATCAAATTGGAAACACCCCATTCGAAGCAACTGTGACGGTTACAGTGGAAAACGATGGCACTTTCCCCTCGTCAGAATACCACCTCAATTACGTTCAAAGCGATGGGATCTGTTTTGATTTTTATGGAAAGCAACTTATTGAAACATCGGTTCCAAATCAAGATGAAGTTTCCATTACTCTGGTAAACATTACTGGCGTAGGCCCTCCCTTGCAAGGCGACAGCGTTCAGCTGAATATTTGCATTTTTCTGACAAGCCCTTTAGGTACTGTGGACGTAGTCAATTCGAACGACCTAATTTGTATCAACGAAATATTCTACCTGTCTACCGACGACATTGACCTTAGTCAATACATTAAAATTTACCCTAATCCTGCCCAAAATATTTTGCGCATCGATTCAGAATTGGCCTACTCGGAAATTAGATTGTTCAATTCTCTCGGTCAGATAGTGGAAACCAAGATATTCAATGGCCAAGGACACTTAGACATTTCCCACCTCATACCTGGATTCTATCTTTTAAAAATAGAAACAGAACAAGGGCAAGTGACAAAGAAGATCGTCATTGATTAG
- a CDS encoding insulinase family protein, whose protein sequence is MKNLLKMLWLLPVLFLVSCVQEGGNDAENSKYTYETVEGDPLGAMIYTLDNGLKVYMSVNKDEPRVVTQIAVRTGSKQDPADATGLAHYLEHMLFKGTSEYGTKDWDAEQALISQVSDLYEAHRNTSDMAERKAIYAQIDSISGEAAKFAIANEYDKMIGSLGAQGTNAYTWYEQTVYINDVPANELEKWAKLESERFKELVLRLFHTELEAVYEEYNRTQDSDYRQAYYMMMGEMFKTHQYGTQTTIGTSEHLKNPSMEKIHAYFKERYLPNNMAIVLSGDIDPDETVELIEKYFGDYEKGVVPAFEVAQEAPIAEPIVKDITGVQAEFVNIGYRLPGAGTPEAMKLSVMDGILSNGQAGLIDLNLVQKQKVLRAYSSPTILKDYSMLMLSGNPRDGQDLNEVAELLRGQVEMIKNGEFEDWMVEAVVNDMKLRELKQSESNWSRAGKMVDAFIYGEEWDAVVGQYDNMAKLTKEDIVAFANEWFGENYVQVNKRLGENNATKVEKPQITPVEIDRETQSDFYLAWDSVESGRIDPVFVDYDKAITKDAFDNGVEFYNIKNENNDLFSLYYILDMGTDNDQLLPLAVEYLPYLGTSDMTAEELRKELFKLGLSFDVFSSRDRSYVVLTGLNESLEEGVQLFEKVLANVEPDEQAMNDMIEGMLKERQDAMKSKGQILFNAMSQYAQYGSDNPLKNIMSEEELRNIKPEELVNRLKEITSYKHKMFYYGPQDYKEAMATINEYHKVPAELKDYPEAKVYEEIAIDDNKVYFVDYDMVQSELLMTAKGPKFDAELAPEVNLFNQYFGSGLSSIVFQEIRESKALAYSAYSYFTMPSEKDDSHYVRAYIGAQVDKLPEATNAMMTLMNDMPRADLQFESARDAAMKQIETNRTSRASIFWSYLSAQKRGLDYDLNEKVYENLQTMSFEDLQAFFDNNIKGKPYTFSVIGNKELVNQEVLEELGTLEELTLEELFGYPEKDKSEVLVKK, encoded by the coding sequence ATGAAGAATCTGCTCAAAATGCTTTGGCTTCTGCCTGTTCTCTTCTTAGTTTCTTGTGTTCAAGAGGGAGGAAATGACGCTGAAAACAGCAAGTACACTTACGAAACGGTAGAAGGTGACCCACTCGGTGCCATGATCTACACGTTGGACAATGGCCTCAAAGTTTACATGTCTGTAAACAAAGACGAGCCACGCGTTGTCACCCAAATTGCGGTTCGCACGGGAAGCAAGCAAGACCCTGCCGACGCTACGGGACTCGCTCACTATTTAGAGCACATGCTTTTCAAGGGTACTTCCGAATACGGAACAAAGGATTGGGATGCCGAACAAGCGCTCATTTCGCAAGTTTCTGATCTCTACGAGGCCCACAGAAACACCTCGGACATGGCTGAAAGAAAAGCGATTTACGCGCAGATTGACAGCATATCAGGTGAAGCGGCAAAATTCGCCATCGCTAATGAATACGACAAAATGATCGGTTCACTGGGTGCTCAAGGAACCAATGCCTATACGTGGTACGAGCAGACTGTTTACATCAACGATGTGCCTGCCAATGAATTGGAAAAATGGGCCAAACTCGAATCCGAAAGGTTTAAAGAATTGGTTCTTCGCCTCTTCCACACAGAGCTGGAAGCAGTATACGAAGAGTACAATAGAACTCAAGATAGCGACTACCGTCAGGCATATTACATGATGATGGGCGAGATGTTCAAAACTCACCAGTACGGCACGCAAACGACTATTGGTACAAGTGAGCATTTGAAGAATCCTTCAATGGAGAAAATTCACGCTTACTTCAAGGAGCGTTACTTGCCAAACAATATGGCGATCGTTCTTTCGGGAGATATCGATCCTGACGAAACGGTTGAGCTTATCGAAAAATACTTCGGCGACTATGAAAAAGGAGTTGTTCCTGCATTCGAAGTAGCTCAAGAAGCTCCGATTGCAGAACCCATCGTGAAAGACATCACCGGTGTTCAGGCCGAGTTTGTGAACATCGGTTACCGCCTGCCGGGAGCCGGAACTCCTGAAGCGATGAAGCTTTCAGTCATGGATGGAATTCTTTCGAACGGCCAAGCCGGTTTGATCGACCTTAATTTGGTACAAAAGCAAAAAGTTCTTCGCGCATACAGTTCTCCTACTATTCTAAAGGACTACAGCATGTTGATGCTTAGCGGGAATCCACGTGATGGTCAGGACTTGAACGAAGTGGCAGAATTGCTTCGCGGCCAAGTAGAGATGATCAAAAACGGAGAATTTGAAGACTGGATGGTGGAAGCCGTGGTAAACGATATGAAGCTAAGAGAGCTTAAGCAGTCTGAAAGCAACTGGAGCCGAGCAGGAAAAATGGTTGACGCCTTTATCTACGGCGAAGAGTGGGATGCCGTGGTTGGTCAATACGACAATATGGCCAAGCTCACCAAAGAAGATATCGTGGCTTTTGCCAATGAATGGTTTGGCGAAAACTACGTGCAAGTAAACAAACGTTTAGGAGAGAACAATGCCACTAAAGTTGAGAAGCCTCAAATCACTCCCGTGGAAATAGATCGTGAAACTCAGTCAGACTTTTACTTGGCATGGGATAGCGTTGAGTCGGGAAGAATTGACCCCGTATTCGTAGATTACGATAAAGCCATCACCAAAGATGCATTTGACAATGGTGTTGAGTTTTACAATATCAAAAACGAAAACAACGACCTTTTCAGCCTTTACTACATTCTCGATATGGGAACGGACAATGATCAACTTTTGCCATTGGCAGTTGAGTACCTCCCCTACTTGGGAACGTCAGACATGACGGCCGAAGAGCTTCGCAAGGAATTGTTCAAACTCGGATTGAGCTTCGACGTTTTCAGCTCACGCGATCGTTCTTACGTGGTTCTTACAGGACTCAATGAGTCTTTGGAAGAAGGCGTTCAGCTTTTCGAGAAAGTATTGGCAAATGTAGAGCCTGACGAGCAAGCGATGAACGATATGATCGAAGGGATGCTCAAAGAGCGCCAGGATGCAATGAAAAGCAAAGGACAGATTCTCTTCAATGCCATGTCGCAATACGCCCAGTACGGATCTGACAATCCGCTTAAGAACATCATGTCTGAGGAAGAGTTGAGAAACATCAAGCCTGAAGAATTGGTGAACCGCTTGAAAGAAATCACTTCTTACAAGCACAAGATGTTCTACTACGGCCCGCAAGACTACAAGGAAGCAATGGCGACCATCAACGAGTATCACAAGGTTCCTGCTGAATTAAAGGATTACCCTGAAGCGAAAGTTTACGAGGAAATTGCCATTGACGACAACAAAGTATACTTCGTGGATTACGACATGGTACAAAGCGAGCTATTGATGACTGCCAAAGGACCTAAGTTTGATGCTGAATTGGCTCCCGAAGTAAACCTCTTCAATCAGTACTTCGGCAGCGGATTGTCATCGATCGTTTTCCAAGAAATTCGCGAATCAAAAGCTTTGGCTTACTCAGCCTACAGCTACTTTACGATGCCTTCTGAAAAAGACGACAGCCACTACGTGCGTGCCTACATTGGTGCTCAGGTAGATAAATTACCGGAGGCTACCAACGCCATGATGACTTTGATGAACGATATGCCACGTGCCGATCTTCAATTCGAGTCAGCTCGCGATGCCGCCATGAAGCAAATCGAAACGAATCGCACCTCGCGTGCCTCTATCTTTTGGAGTTACCTCAGCGCTCAGAAGCGTGGTCTCGACTACGACTTGAACGAAAAAGTATACGAGAACCTTCAGACAATGAGTTTTGAAGATCTCCAAGCTTTCTTTGACAACAACATCAAAGGAAAGCCATACACGTTCAGCGTAATTGGTAACAAAGAATTGGTAAACCAAGAAGTCTTGGAAGAACTAGGTACTCTTGAGGAACTTACTTTGGAAGAACTCTTCGGTTACCCCGAAAAGGACAAGTCAGAAGTCTTGGTAAAGAAATAA